A genomic window from Thalassoroseus pseudoceratinae includes:
- a CDS encoding PSD1 and planctomycete cytochrome C domain-containing protein codes for MKTFACALVWLIASPAILLAAKPEIAFETDIRPLFKARCFHCHGEGETEGSLDLRLRRLIVQGGDAGPSIVPGKADESYLVDRIRDHEMPPADSGEPLTEAEIATITKWINSGAKTLRPEPEKIGQGMLITEEDRQFWAFQPMRKPKIPTVGGLESPNPIDAFIARKLHENELDFAPKADKRVLVRRAYFDLIGLPPTPEEVANFLADDRPDAWEQLIDRLLSSPHYGERWGRHWLDVAGYADSEGANDKDTIRPWAYKYRDYVINAFNNDKPFDQFVREQLAGDELITPPYAELTPDEIEKLTATGFLRLAPDGTAASNAEPVVTRNEVVANTVEIMSSSLLGLTVQCAQCHEHRYDPIPQADYYRLRAIIEPALNPKKWRRPVNRLVSLYTAADRAAAAKLEAEAKAVLAKRTERQKELIEAVFRRELAKLPEAERATVETARNTPVKERSPEQKELLAKYPSVNVSAGSLYLYDRKAADELKKLAADAKAIRDRKPKQEFLRALTENPGEVPETHLFHRGDPDQPKEVVEPAGLTILGDGQTPPTFPVNTKDIPTTGRRLAFANYLTSGQHPLLTRVFVNRVWRHHLGRGIVNTPSDFGQLGDRPSHPELLDWLATEFIDRGWSVKTLHRMIMTSQTYRQALATDSKTLETDPDNRLFSGARLRRLDAETLRDSILKVCGRINDEIGGKPVPIMADRAGQWVLGIENLSAGRPGPVLPLHGQEFRRSVYVQVRRSRPLDILDAFDWPRMEPNCNARASSTVAPQSLMLMNGQFTLDNADHLAEELQTQFGTDLSAQIHSAWLRILCRPPSPQELATATDFVNGQAEEFAKQPDMEPVATRHALASLCQVLLGSNEFLYVD; via the coding sequence ATGAAAACATTCGCCTGCGCCCTCGTTTGGCTCATCGCTTCCCCAGCGATTTTACTGGCAGCCAAGCCCGAGATTGCCTTCGAAACAGACATCCGCCCGCTGTTCAAAGCGCGTTGCTTCCACTGCCACGGTGAGGGAGAAACCGAAGGCAGTTTGGATTTGCGATTGCGGCGTCTGATCGTGCAGGGGGGCGATGCGGGGCCGTCCATCGTTCCTGGCAAGGCCGACGAGAGTTATCTTGTCGATCGAATCCGCGATCATGAGATGCCTCCCGCAGACTCCGGCGAGCCGCTCACGGAAGCAGAGATCGCGACCATCACCAAATGGATCAACTCCGGCGCAAAAACACTGCGTCCCGAACCGGAAAAAATCGGGCAGGGTATGTTGATCACCGAAGAGGACCGCCAGTTCTGGGCATTCCAACCAATGCGGAAACCGAAGATTCCAACGGTTGGCGGTCTCGAAAGTCCGAATCCGATCGATGCCTTCATTGCCCGCAAACTCCATGAAAATGAATTGGACTTCGCACCCAAGGCGGACAAACGTGTGCTGGTCCGGCGGGCCTATTTCGACTTGATCGGTTTGCCGCCGACTCCGGAAGAAGTCGCTAACTTCCTAGCCGATGACAGACCCGATGCCTGGGAACAACTGATTGATCGACTGCTGAGTTCACCGCACTACGGAGAACGCTGGGGTCGGCATTGGTTGGATGTGGCCGGTTACGCGGATTCCGAAGGAGCAAACGACAAGGACACCATTCGCCCGTGGGCGTACAAGTATCGCGATTACGTGATCAATGCGTTCAACAACGACAAACCGTTTGATCAATTTGTCCGCGAACAACTCGCCGGCGATGAACTGATCACCCCGCCATATGCCGAACTAACACCGGACGAAATCGAGAAGCTGACCGCAACCGGGTTCCTGCGATTGGCTCCGGATGGCACCGCGGCATCGAATGCCGAGCCGGTTGTCACAAGAAACGAAGTCGTCGCGAACACAGTGGAAATCATGTCGAGTTCCCTGCTCGGACTCACGGTGCAATGTGCCCAATGCCACGAACACCGTTACGACCCAATTCCCCAAGCCGATTACTACCGGCTACGGGCCATCATTGAACCGGCATTAAATCCCAAGAAATGGCGGAGACCGGTCAATCGCCTCGTGTCTCTCTATACAGCCGCGGATCGCGCTGCCGCTGCGAAGTTGGAAGCTGAGGCGAAGGCAGTTCTTGCCAAGAGAACGGAACGACAAAAAGAACTGATTGAAGCCGTCTTCCGACGTGAGTTGGCAAAATTGCCGGAAGCCGAACGGGCAACTGTCGAGACGGCAAGGAACACGCCGGTCAAAGAACGCTCACCAGAGCAAAAAGAACTCTTGGCGAAATATCCCAGTGTCAATGTGTCTGCCGGTTCACTGTACCTCTATGACCGAAAGGCGGCAGACGAACTCAAGAAACTCGCCGCCGACGCCAAAGCCATTCGCGATCGCAAACCGAAACAAGAGTTCTTGCGAGCATTGACTGAAAATCCTGGCGAAGTTCCCGAGACGCACCTGTTCCATCGCGGTGATCCAGACCAACCGAAGGAAGTGGTCGAACCAGCCGGATTGACAATCTTGGGCGATGGCCAAACGCCACCCACGTTTCCCGTCAACACGAAAGACATCCCGACGACCGGGCGACGGCTGGCATTCGCGAACTACCTCACGAGCGGTCAACACCCGCTGTTGACGCGTGTCTTTGTGAACCGCGTTTGGCGACATCATCTCGGGCGTGGCATCGTGAACACTCCCAGCGATTTTGGCCAACTCGGCGACCGTCCGTCGCATCCTGAATTGCTCGATTGGTTAGCAACAGAGTTCATCGATCGCGGTTGGAGCGTCAAGACGTTGCATCGCATGATTATGACCTCGCAAACCTATCGTCAGGCACTTGCGACTGATTCAAAAACCCTCGAAACCGATCCCGACAATCGCCTCTTTAGCGGGGCACGACTGCGTCGATTGGATGCGGAAACGCTTCGTGACTCTATCCTCAAGGTCTGCGGACGAATCAATGACGAGATCGGCGGAAAGCCAGTTCCGATCATGGCCGACCGGGCCGGTCAGTGGGTCCTCGGGATTGAGAACCTCAGTGCCGGGCGACCGGGTCCCGTGTTACCACTGCACGGTCAGGAGTTTCGTCGAAGTGTCTATGTGCAGGTTCGTCGATCACGGCCGTTGGACATCCTCGACGCCTTCGATTGGCCTCGCATGGAACCCAACTGCAACGCTCGGGCATCCTCCACGGTGGCTCCTCAATCACTGATGCTGATGAACGGACAATTCACGCTGGACAACGCCGACCATCTTGCGGAGGAACTGCAAACTCAATTCGGTACCGATCTGTCCGCTCAAATCCATTCGGCGTGGCTCCGGATTCTCTGTCGGCCACCGAGCCCACAAGAGCTTGCGACTGCGACGGATTTCGTGAACGGTCAAGCTGAAGAGTTCGCAAAGCAACCGGACATGGAGCCTGTTGCCACCCGACACGCCCTTGCGAGCTTGTGCCAAGTCCTCCTTGGATCGAATGAATTCCTCTACGTCGACTGA
- the pdxA gene encoding 4-hydroxythreonine-4-phosphate dehydrogenase PdxA codes for MSRPRIGITMGDPAGIGPEICLKLLARHDIRQICTPIVFGNLAILRRVADKLSLPVSAQTISSSEWPSKLSAIDGPAIYDIGEPDVADVQPGKIDAVCGTAAYQYFDQAITAAMNAKIAGIATAPLHKEALHAAGVPYPGHTEILAARTNTPDACMMLTSQEITCSLATVHVGYAEVPTLLNTNRILEVIHLTADAMRRMRKREPRLVVCGLNPHAGEGGLFGTGEEERIIGPAIKAAREAGLTIEGPLPPDTAFVPAKRSQTDAYVCMYHDQGLIPLKALAFDQGVNVTLGLPIVRTSVDHGTAFDIAWQGIADENSLCEAVRLATNLADVS; via the coding sequence ATGAGTCGACCACGGATCGGAATCACAATGGGCGATCCGGCGGGCATCGGGCCGGAGATTTGCCTGAAACTGCTAGCAAGACACGACATCCGTCAAATTTGCACGCCGATCGTGTTTGGAAATCTCGCGATCTTGCGGCGTGTGGCTGACAAACTCAGCCTGCCGGTATCAGCTCAGACAATTTCCTCGTCCGAGTGGCCCTCGAAACTTAGTGCGATTGATGGGCCAGCCATTTACGATATTGGTGAGCCGGATGTTGCTGATGTCCAGCCGGGCAAGATTGACGCGGTCTGCGGAACTGCCGCCTATCAATACTTTGATCAAGCGATTACGGCCGCCATGAATGCCAAAATTGCGGGCATCGCCACCGCACCGCTTCACAAAGAAGCACTTCATGCCGCAGGCGTTCCATATCCGGGACACACGGAGATTCTGGCAGCAAGAACAAACACGCCCGATGCCTGTATGATGCTGACCAGCCAAGAAATCACATGCAGCTTGGCCACCGTCCATGTGGGCTATGCTGAAGTTCCTACGCTTCTCAATACAAATCGAATTCTTGAAGTCATTCATCTAACCGCCGATGCCATGCGTCGGATGCGAAAACGAGAACCGCGGTTGGTGGTGTGCGGGTTGAATCCGCATGCTGGTGAAGGTGGACTCTTCGGGACTGGGGAAGAGGAGCGAATCATTGGTCCAGCAATCAAGGCTGCTCGTGAGGCGGGGCTCACGATTGAAGGTCCACTACCACCGGACACAGCATTCGTGCCCGCAAAACGCAGCCAGACGGACGCGTACGTGTGCATGTACCACGATCAGGGGCTAATTCCCCTCAAGGCGTTGGCGTTCGATCAGGGCGTGAATGTGACCCTGGGACTACCGATTGTGCGGACTTCGGTCGATCATGGAACGGCGTTCGATATCGCTTGGCAGGGCATCGCCGACGAAAACAGTCTGTGTGAAGCCGTGCGATTGGCCACCAACTTGGCCGATGTTTCTTGA
- a CDS encoding AAA family ATPase, translated as MSANPPKLSPTELLAELKSPRARGKGRGRKRSNANRAGKSVEKSLPETDENEPLVSEAPADPVENADTTESPTSEQSDRVDEILEATGADEVAINSEDASDEIAEVGGLEADDAPLDAGDPFDSLGIDFDDLNSPTLNDDPTDNVTDAEESEGEESAEVEPEEPTPLHKNPRIADVLKRLGPLPTDADRRDGVLGETDTDHIVSSAPDVAKPQRPLTALFDRVNSLLGGSHDDSTFRPPIPETIAETGLNIEDIEKLALKYLLGKGTATGRQICTQVCLPFQIVDPILKQLKHDQLLAFRGTAEMGDYEFTITDMGRDRARAYMREGSYSGAAPVPLGDYLKAMAAQSIARQEATEADLEAAFSDLIINKTMLRRLGPAINSGRGMFLFGEPGNGKTSIAERITKCFGTSIWIPRSLGIDGDIVRVFDPGMHEVITEPQDDGLFDLSGVDPRWVQIVRPTVIAGGELTMSMLEVCQNPATKICEAPLQLKSNCGTLVIDDFGRQTMPVDELLNRWIVPLEKRYDFLNLPSGKKVQVPFDQLIIFSTNLEPKDLVDGAFLRRIPYKIEVPDPSKEEFLALFKLMSPIMGFEYKPDAVDYLIQTHYEPMDRPYRACQPRDLLLQVRNYCVYHKTPKVLSNEAFDFAVENYFSVM; from the coding sequence ATGTCGGCCAATCCTCCTAAATTGTCACCAACGGAACTCCTTGCGGAGTTGAAAAGCCCAAGAGCTCGCGGAAAGGGTCGTGGGCGGAAGCGATCCAATGCCAATCGAGCGGGTAAATCCGTCGAAAAGTCGCTTCCCGAAACCGACGAAAACGAACCGCTTGTTTCCGAGGCTCCCGCGGACCCCGTTGAAAACGCGGATACGACCGAGAGCCCTACGTCCGAGCAGAGTGATCGAGTCGACGAAATTCTCGAGGCGACCGGAGCCGATGAGGTCGCGATCAATTCGGAAGATGCGTCGGACGAGATTGCCGAAGTTGGGGGTCTGGAAGCGGATGATGCCCCGTTGGACGCCGGGGATCCCTTCGATAGTCTCGGGATCGATTTCGACGACTTGAACTCCCCGACGTTGAATGACGATCCGACGGACAACGTCACCGACGCCGAAGAATCGGAGGGCGAAGAGTCTGCGGAAGTCGAGCCGGAAGAACCAACACCGCTCCACAAAAACCCGCGAATTGCGGATGTTCTCAAACGATTGGGCCCGCTGCCGACAGATGCAGACCGTCGCGATGGCGTTCTCGGCGAGACGGACACCGATCACATCGTTTCATCCGCTCCCGATGTGGCAAAACCCCAACGACCGCTGACGGCGTTGTTTGATCGGGTGAATAGTTTGCTTGGCGGTTCGCATGACGATTCCACTTTCCGGCCTCCCATACCGGAAACGATCGCCGAGACTGGGCTCAACATCGAGGACATTGAAAAACTCGCGTTGAAATACCTGCTCGGCAAAGGAACGGCAACCGGACGGCAAATATGCACGCAGGTTTGTCTACCGTTTCAGATTGTGGATCCGATTCTCAAGCAATTGAAGCACGATCAACTATTGGCGTTTCGCGGAACGGCGGAGATGGGGGACTACGAATTCACCATCACCGACATGGGGCGTGATCGGGCACGTGCATACATGCGGGAAGGAAGTTACTCCGGGGCGGCTCCTGTGCCATTGGGGGATTACCTGAAAGCGATGGCCGCTCAAAGCATCGCACGGCAAGAAGCCACCGAAGCTGATTTGGAAGCCGCGTTTTCCGATCTCATCATCAACAAAACGATGCTGCGACGATTGGGCCCTGCGATCAATTCCGGTCGGGGGATGTTCCTCTTTGGCGAACCGGGAAATGGAAAAACGAGTATCGCCGAACGGATCACGAAGTGCTTCGGCACATCCATTTGGATTCCCCGTTCGCTCGGAATCGACGGCGATATCGTCCGCGTGTTCGACCCCGGTATGCACGAAGTCATTACCGAGCCGCAAGACGACGGTTTGTTCGATCTCTCTGGTGTCGATCCTCGTTGGGTGCAGATCGTGCGGCCGACGGTCATCGCCGGTGGGGAATTGACGATGTCGATGCTCGAAGTCTGCCAGAACCCGGCAACGAAAATCTGCGAAGCCCCGTTGCAACTCAAGAGTAACTGTGGAACGCTCGTGATTGACGACTTCGGTCGCCAAACAATGCCCGTGGATGAACTCCTCAACCGATGGATCGTTCCGTTGGAAAAACGCTACGACTTCCTGAACCTGCCCAGCGGGAAGAAAGTGCAAGTCCCGTTCGATCAGCTCATCATTTTCTCGACGAACTTGGAACCGAAAGACTTGGTTGATGGGGCGTTCCTACGACGGATCCCGTACAAAATTGAAGTGCCCGATCCAAGCAAAGAAGAATTCCTCGCTTTGTTCAAGTTGATGTCACCGATCATGGGGTTTGAATACAAACCGGATGCGGTGGACTACCTCATTCAGACTCACTACGAACCGATGGATCGTCCCTACCGGGCCTGCCAACCCCGCGACTTGCTCTTACAAGTTCGCAACTATTGTGTCTATCATAAGACTCCGAAGGTGCTCTCGAACGAAGCATTCGATTTCGCCGTCGAGAACTATTTCTCCGTCATGTAG
- a CDS encoding GAF domain-containing sensor histidine kinase, with amino-acid sequence MPHELQSEESQAAKVQSSLDLSVLNILPTVAAGTGGLYACFIALYWVLLPPNAAGILTVCALLTVAAMIGIYQFLQSRELSTEWTYPTLSTIFAFVLVNHAVHVALSPIPEQITNTAIIIIALGLIYLSIPWVIGAIACLLVLVVSELTFFAPNTLWGNHSFVLVGSVAVSIMVLKARRDNAIKLLGAQHEVKVRHHVEDTLHNIATGLLAAEPEDVAMATERALTAVRDCANADVSYIVQIHGNPPTLRMLHECQRVGKKVGTNAINGVQVNEFPWFWNRLQKEPVLAIDCVDEIPPEGAKEQAVYRAIGVQAFLAIPLMSKKGLWGYLGLVSLTQPRKWVLDDVRLVRTLARNFLIAIDRQSAYQEIESLTERLYHASRLISAGEMAAAWFHQQRTLFQSSGQFIVAAQNFLAQDPPALDSVSKVLRDLKDCCVTNEQTLTEFLAYIKTGATEHEPWSMLRLVEMASQLTTHQALEHKVQLDFTDASHNQQVRCSGNLIVQVIVNLVLNAVEILRNAEPSESPCISLKLTNETDDTVVLSVADNGPGVPPELASVIFERFFTTRTEGFGIGLFIGRKIMEAHGGRLELNTHHRPGCEFRLSLPLMPVDAPSKSDEDDDTSDSETGLNIDSDTIADSETGKETLTDFDMDSHVDLESHIDYDPKSDSDSDSEIAGTGRGNC; translated from the coding sequence ATGCCTCACGAGCTCCAATCCGAAGAATCTCAAGCAGCCAAGGTTCAATCGTCCCTTGACCTGTCTGTTCTGAACATCCTCCCAACTGTCGCAGCAGGCACTGGTGGTTTGTATGCCTGCTTTATTGCCCTCTATTGGGTATTGCTTCCCCCTAATGCTGCCGGAATTCTGACAGTTTGTGCGTTATTGACAGTTGCGGCCATGATTGGAATCTACCAATTCCTTCAATCACGGGAGCTTTCGACGGAATGGACGTATCCTACATTGAGCACGATCTTCGCGTTTGTGCTTGTCAATCACGCCGTCCATGTCGCACTTTCGCCAATCCCGGAACAGATTACGAACACCGCTATTATCATTATTGCGTTGGGTTTGATCTACCTCTCTATTCCTTGGGTGATTGGTGCGATTGCATGTCTGCTAGTGCTTGTCGTGAGTGAGCTGACGTTTTTCGCTCCCAATACACTTTGGGGAAACCACTCGTTTGTCTTGGTGGGCTCGGTCGCGGTTTCGATCATGGTCCTCAAAGCTCGACGAGACAACGCCATCAAGCTGCTGGGAGCTCAGCATGAAGTCAAAGTTCGTCATCACGTAGAAGACACGTTGCATAATATTGCAACGGGCCTCCTCGCGGCTGAACCGGAGGATGTCGCGATGGCCACCGAACGGGCACTGACGGCCGTTCGAGATTGTGCGAATGCAGATGTTTCTTACATCGTTCAGATTCATGGCAACCCGCCCACTCTGCGAATGCTCCACGAATGCCAACGCGTTGGTAAGAAAGTTGGCACCAACGCTATTAACGGAGTCCAAGTCAACGAGTTTCCATGGTTTTGGAATCGTCTTCAGAAAGAGCCCGTTCTTGCCATCGATTGCGTTGACGAGATTCCCCCGGAAGGTGCCAAAGAACAGGCTGTGTATCGAGCGATTGGTGTTCAAGCGTTCTTGGCCATCCCCTTGATGTCTAAGAAAGGTTTGTGGGGGTACTTGGGACTTGTGTCGCTGACGCAACCTCGAAAATGGGTGCTTGACGACGTGAGATTGGTCCGAACGTTGGCGCGGAACTTTCTGATTGCGATCGATCGCCAATCGGCTTACCAGGAAATCGAAAGCCTTACAGAACGTCTGTACCATGCGTCCCGCTTGATCTCGGCCGGAGAAATGGCGGCCGCTTGGTTTCATCAGCAACGGACACTCTTCCAAAGCTCAGGCCAGTTCATCGTCGCCGCTCAGAATTTTTTGGCCCAAGATCCTCCCGCATTGGATAGCGTTTCCAAGGTTCTCAGGGACCTCAAGGATTGCTGTGTGACCAATGAGCAAACCCTTACTGAGTTTCTAGCGTACATCAAGACGGGTGCAACCGAACACGAGCCTTGGTCTATGTTGCGACTCGTCGAGATGGCAAGCCAGCTCACAACGCACCAAGCCCTTGAGCATAAGGTCCAACTGGATTTCACTGATGCAAGCCACAATCAGCAAGTCAGATGTAGTGGCAATTTGATTGTCCAAGTCATCGTTAATCTGGTTCTGAATGCTGTTGAGATTCTTCGCAACGCGGAACCATCGGAGAGTCCTTGTATCAGTTTGAAACTGACAAACGAGACCGATGACACAGTCGTTCTCTCCGTCGCCGACAACGGTCCTGGTGTGCCGCCCGAGTTAGCGAGCGTGATCTTCGAACGCTTCTTTACAACGCGAACGGAGGGCTTCGGTATTGGGCTATTCATCGGCCGCAAGATTATGGAGGCTCATGGCGGGCGTCTGGAACTTAATACTCACCACCGACCTGGATGCGAGTTCAGGCTCTCTCTGCCGCTGATGCCCGTCGATGCTCCGAGCAAAAGTGATGAGGATGACGACACGTCGGATTCCGAAACGGGCCTCAACATAGATTCCGACACGATTGCCGACTCGGAAACCGGCAAGGAAACCTTGACCGACTTTGATATGGATTCGCATGTGGATTTGGAATCTCACATCGATTATGATCCGAAATCGGATTCGGACTCGGATTCCGAGATTGCCGGTACAGGGCGTGGTAACTGCTAA